From Caretta caretta isolate rCarCar2 chromosome 14, rCarCar1.hap1, whole genome shotgun sequence, the proteins below share one genomic window:
- the UTS2R gene encoding urotensin-2 receptor: MSVNEELENRFSATTLMATEASDGSPFKISPNLSYNATQDSAPATSSMEDMIATCTIGTILSIMCVIGVTGNVYTLVVMCHYLRYSASMYIYIINLALADLLYLLTIPFIVGTYFIQEWYFGDVGCRILFSLDFLTMHASIFTLTVMSTERYFAVLKPLDTVKRSKSYRKAIAVVIWVVSLLLTLPMLIMIQLVQRDSKSICMPTWSKLSYKIYLTILFCTSIVGPGVIIGYLYIRLARTYWVSQTASFKQTKRLPNQKVLYLIFTIVLVFWACFLPFWIWQLLFQYYESFPLSPKAMRNINYLTTCLTYSNSCINPFLYTLLTKNYKEYLRNRQRSFHSSSGYFQRRNRFQRISGRSLSTSSQHCTETYVLTHVPVGNSA; encoded by the coding sequence ATGTCTGTAAATGAAGAGCTAGAGAACAGGTTTTCAGCAACCACCCTGATGGCCACGGAGGCAAGTGACGGGAGCCCATTCAAAATCAGCCCCAACCTTTCCTACAATGCCACCCAGGACAGTGCTCCAGCCACCAGTTCAATGGAGGACATGATAGCCACTTGCACCATTGGGACTATCCTCTCCATTATGTGTGTGATCGGTGTGACGGGCAATGTCTACACCCTGGTGGTGATGTGCCATTACCTGAGATACTCTGCCTCTATGTACATTTACATCATTAACCTTGCCTTGGCAGATCTGCTCTACCTGCTCACCATCCCTTTCATCGTTGGAACATACTTCATCCAGGAATGGTACTTTGGAGATGTTGGCTGCCGCATCTTGTTCAGTCTGGATTTCCTCACCATGCACGCCAGCATCTTCACCCTGACGGTCATGAGTACAGAGCGCTACTTCGCAGTGCTGAAGCCCCTGGACACGGTGAAGAGGTCCAAAAGCTACCGGAAAGCCATTGCCGTCGTCATCTGGGTGGTGTCTCTGCTGCTCACGCTCCCGATGCTCATCATGATCCAGCTGGTGCAAAGAGACAGCAAAAGCATCTGCATGCCCACCTGGAGCAAGCTGTCCTACAAAATCTATCTGACCATCCTCTTCTGTACCAGCATTGTGGGCCCAGGGGTGATCATTGGATACCTTTACATTAGACTAGCCAGGACCTACTGGGTGTCCCAAACAGCCTCTTTCAAACAGACCAAGCGGCTGCCTAACCAAAAAGTGCTGTATCTAATTTTCACGATAGTGCTGGTCTTCTGGGCTTGCTTCTTGCCCTTCTGGATCTGGCAGCTTCTCTTCCAATATTACGAATCCTTTCCATTGTCCCCCAAGGCCATGAGGAACATTAACTATCTGACAACCTGCCTGACCTACAGCAACAGCTGCATCAACCCTTTCCTCTACACCCTGCTAACCAAAAACTACAAGGAATACTTGAGGAACAGACAACGCTCTTTCCATAGCAGCAGCGGGTACTTCCAGAGGAGGAATCGATTTCAGAGGATTTCTGGGAGATCCCTTTCCACGAGCAGTCAGCATTGCACAGAGACCTACGTGCTCACTCATGTTCCCGTGGGAAACAGTGCTTGA